Part of the Bacteroidota bacterium genome is shown below.
ACTAACGGCGGCACATATCGTAACAGGGATAGATGAGCACAAGTGGATAAATTTAAACCGTACGAAGACAGAAACCAAGTCGATGGTACCATTAATGCCAAAGGCTCTTGAAATTCTTGAGAAATACAGTGACGTACCCAAAAGTATTCCCGGAGCCCTGCTTCCCGTTGCATCTAACCAAAAAATGAATGCCTATTTGAAGGAACTGGCTGATTTGTGTGAGATAAACAAAAATCTAACCTTCCACATTGCCCGTCATACCTTTGCCACAACAGTGGCATTAACCAATGGCGTTTCTATTGAATCCGTAAGTTCCATGCTTGGGCACAAGAACATGCGTACAACACAAATCTATTCCAAAGTAGTTGAGAAAAAATTGAGTAACGACATGAACGCATTACGAAACATTCTTGTAGATGCCGAAAACAAGAGGATAAAATCTAAGAAATAAGTGTAATCGGTGCTGAATGTCCGCCTGATTTTCATTAGGCAACCCAATCAGGTCGAGGAACAGCGTTTCGCGATGTGTAGCGCACTATCTTCCCCGACCGGATTGTTACCCCGCCCTTATACCTTATTTGTAATTTGGGGCATCATTGCATCTGGCTTATTTGCTGCGAAGACTTGAAAAGTGCGCCCCCTCTCTCCGAATCTATTTTTCTCCGTTATAGCCACACCATTCTCAACGTTGATTTCAATATCACAATCATGAACAACCTCGTAAGAGCCTCTAATCTTGCCATTTTTTGTGGACTGTGAAATTGTAATTAGAGCTGAATCCATATAGAGCTTGCGAAGTTCTTTTAGTTCAAGCGCACCAATACGCATGTTGTCAAGGCTGTCAATAACGATGAAGTTATATGTTTGAGGCTTTACTTCGTTTACAAGGTCTGCGTAAGTCCGAAGGTCGGCAAGGCAAAGGTTATCACTGATGGCATTATTGTTTACAATTTTATCCTTCATCGTTTTTGAAAATCCCTCCTCGCCACTCACGTAGATAACGGGGCCAAAGTTCTCCGCCAGATAGTATGAGAGTTGCAGTGCAAAAGTGGATTTGCCTTCCCCGGCCATCCCATGCAAGGCACAATGGAAATTAACGGAAGGCAACCCGAATATATGCCGCCACCGACCTGTGAAATTTAGTGCCGGGTAATCCAGCGCCGCCAAATCTGCACTGCTAATGATTTTACTATTCGCATTACCGTTTACAAACGTTTCCGCCGGGACAGCTATCTGTTTGCAAACGTTTATTTCATGCCCTTCGTTGACAGTATTCGTTGGATAATCAAGTTGGATTACCTCATTTATAACCGGTTCTTCAATGACTTCTTTTTCGATTGTCAATAAACGTTGTGTCTTGCCCAACAAGGCTTTCAGGTCGTTAACTTCAACATTTGCTGATGATAGCTTAACGTTTAGCTCATCCAAATAAACGTTTGTTTTATCTATTTCAGCCTTTCGGTTCCTGTCACGTTTATCTTTAGTAAAAAGTTCTCCTATTCCGCCAACTATAAGACCTAAAAAGCCTCCTATTGCTGCATTTTTTCTGCATTTTTTTTCGTCGTACTTGTTGGAGTTTGGTATAATATACCCAATATATGCACCTGCCCCTGTGCTTGTGAGTGTAATACCTCCATTGCCGGGGTTTGATAATAAGTTTAATTGATGTATAAACGTTTGTTTCTGTTGTAATAAACGTTTAACATAGTCATTCTTTAAAACCAACTTGCCCAAAATGGAATTGTATTCTTTATTCGGAACCGACTCGAAAATGGTTTTCTTAACCGGAACCGGAGCCTTCTCCACCAGTCCTTTCAACTGGTTCCGAAATTGTTCTGTTTCGCCATTGGCAGCTTTGTTGCTCTGCCAGACTGTGCTCCGGCATGTGGAGGAACAATATCTCGCATCGTTTCTCTGTGCGTAAAAGTCCTTGCCGCAATTTTCACATTTCTTTGTTATCATTTGGTTGATTGTTTTTAAAAGCCAATTACTACATGGCTACGTTACTACTTTCTTTGAATTATGAAGTAAGGTAGTGCGCCTGAAAATCGCTGTTTATCTATCCCTACTACTTACGTGTGTCCTTATCTATCACGGCCTTTAGAAGGGCGTAGTAGTGTAGTCACCATTTTGTACTGATGTTTCTGCAAATTGCATGAAATAGCCTTTTACCGGATATTTGTCTGATCGTTTGCATACCCGTTCAAACCCAAGTAGCTTGAGAGCCTTACCAATGCTGCTTGTATTTAATCTTGCAGCAGGGTATTTCTCCACAAGGTTTGTGAGAAAGTCCGTAGCTTGGTAAAAAGCATCGTGAAGCTCTTTTGTTCCCGGTGTATAATGCTTTTGTATCAATTCAATTTCGGTAGTCGTCACTTGATACTGTTGATTGGCCTTTTCATTGCTTTCTATCTCATCGGCGGTAAGTTCATATTTGAAGCCTGTTTTATACAAGGTATAAGCTTGACGCCACACGTCATCAATATTGATATCCTTTTTATAATCCCAATTGATCCTGCCTGTGAGATCAAAGCAAAGCCAACGCACACTTCCTGTTTCATCAGTCAGGAACTCAGCCTTGTTAGTTGAGCCGAAAAAGCTTGCCCTGCGTGGAGCTGAGGAGGCCGTCTTGTCATAAGGCCGGCGTACTTTGATGGTTTCCTTGCTGAACATGCTTTTTAGCGAATTGATTTCTGCCCTTGAAAGTGTTGCCAGCTCGTCCATGTTAATCATCAAATTATCACTCAGGGCAATCAGACTATCCTTATCAGTCGAAATATTTTCAGCAATGTATTTGCTAAGAAAGTTAGGGCAAAGCCAACGGATAAAGGTCGTTTTTCCGCTGTTCTGTTCTTCATGCACAAGGATTAGAGCTTGTTTGTTTATGGTTGTATCCGTGAGCGCACAGGCAATTGTCCGTACAAGTGTTTTGCGAAACTGTACCTCGAACCGTACACTATCTTGCACAGGGATGTACCCACAAAGAGTTTGAATATAATCAGGGTCAGACTTCGGCAACCATTCCGGCAAATGCTCAAAATAATATTTGAACGGGTTAAATCGGGAAACGTAATCTGATCGGAGTAGTGAGCTAAGCTTTGACATGGAGAATTCAATATTGTTGTGTTGCAAGAACCGGTAAACATTATCCTCATTCAATGGCGTGTGTTCTGTAACGTCACTATTGTGGAGTTTGAACTCAATCTCACTTGAAACCTCATTATAGCGCAAGTCATAAGTTTCGGAAATAAGCTGTTCAACTTTTTCAAATTTTGAGAGCCGCCGTTCCTCTGTTTGAGGTTGGTCTATTTTTTTTACGATACCAGCTCGTATGGTCGCTTGAACAAGTTGAAATACCTCATCTACTGCATGGCCGAGTTTAAAGAAGTCTGATAGGTCTTTTCCACCTTCACTAATGAGCGTTTCAGGTAAAATCAAATTATGAAGACCATGTTCAGATGCGGTTTTCATGGCACCAGTTTTTCCCGGCAGGTCAATATCATAGCAAACAATAAGGTGTTGGCATTTTTTCTGCAGCAGTTCAACGTCTTCTGCCTGTAGCCTCGTTGCGGCATTGTCAGCACCTACGGCAACTATTCCATGTGCATTTGCTACAATTGCATCTTTTAGCCCCTCCACAATCAGGATGAACTCAGTGTTCTCAGGCAGCAAATCCATGCCATAAAGGTCATGATAGCTTTCGGGCTTCTTGCCAAGCCAAAGGTGCTTAACCTGCTTGCCTGTGGGCATTGGTCGGTATATTTTACAGCAAGTATCCGAAATCTGAAAACCAAAAAGAGGATCGCTTGCTTTGGCAGCTATGCGAAACTGCTTATTGCCCTTCGTGAAGGTAAATGAATCAAGCGCCTGAACTTTGAACTTTGACATAACTTCCATTATTGCCGACTCAGTCGCATAGTCGAGCCAATAGCTGTAGTCATTTCCATGCACCAGATTGAAATTTTCAATTGCGCTGGTATTGATAACCTTTTTTTGACTTGTGACGGGAATATCCATAAGCATATCCTTACTTATAATTGCTATTGCTTCTTTAAAGTCGCAATCCCGGAGCTTCATGACGAAGTCAAAGGGATTGAGGTTTTCACCGGTAACAAAATCATGGTAGCACCAAGTTGAGCTTTTAGGGGGAACAAATACATTGGCATCTGCGCTGTGACCATCATCACGAAACAGCGCCTTGAAGTTTTTTGCAGTTCCGCTTTCCTTCAACTGTGGTATATAATATTCGAAAATGGCAAGGCCATTATTGGTATTATCAAGAATGTTCTGTCTATTATCTCTCATATAATAAGGGTTAATGGAGCGGCAGGATTATGTCCTGCCGCTCCGGGTTACTACTCATCGGTTTCTGCAAGCTCCTCAAGGTCTTCAAGGCTGTCCCGGTTGTCACGGGAGGGGAACACATCAATCAGCACGTTGCCGTCTTTGGTGTTACCTGCAATTTTATTGTTCATTTCATTCTCACTAAGAACACCTGCAAAGTCAGAGATGTTTTCAGGACTAATAGTAAATTGTATTTTCATTTTGCAATTTTTAAGGTATTATTATTAGGTTATTTACCACTCGATAGCATATACGATATCATAGGAGGTGAGCTGTCTGATGCGTAATACTTTAAAAGTGGGCATGGCTGATTACGCTGTTTTCCCATTTTCAATGAATTTTAGAATTTCACTTTTCAAATAATACCATTGGTTTCCGGCCTTCTTACCTGAAATTTCTTTTGACCTTCGCTTGTTCCAGAACCATGTTGTTCCTTTTTGTAATAGTACTTTAGCATCTTTCTCAAGGATATAATCATCAAGAGCGCCCTGTTCTTGTTTATTTCCCTGATGTAGGAATGTTTGCATTTTTTTCATCATTTCCATCAGCTCATCCATCTTTTCGTAAGGGATGAGCGCAAAACGAGGTAGTGTTTCTGTCATATTTGTTTGGGTTTAGTTAAGGATTCTTTATTTATTTTTTAAAGCAACATTTTGAATAAAAAAAATCACACAATTCTTTTGACCTGTTCATCAATGGCCGCAATGATCTTAGCCACATGATTAATCTTAATCTTACTTGATAGCGCTTTTTGGCTGAAAACGTCCTTGGCGTCTCCGTATGCCCATTCTACAACTTGTTTATTGGTCAAATGGTTTTCACGCATTACAGTTTCAAAAAGTTCATATAAGTCAAACCGTTCCTTGAGTATTACTAATTCGGGTATTTCTCCAAGCAGTTTGACTGCCGCATCAAAGTATATCGAAGGTTCGGCATCATTTGCTTTCCAACACAGCAGGGGGATATACTTCGATTTGGATTGTCCAATAGCTTTATTATAATCCGTAATTAAAAAATTTGTCAAAAAATACTCTGCCAGCCCTTGACTGTAAGGCTTGCATTTTTCGGCTATGCCCTTTAAGCTGAACTTTTCACCCAATCGTTGATATTCTCTTGAAATAACATCAGATATCATAGCGGCTTCCATCTCCATTAACCCCTCACAGTGGTATGCGGCATGCTCCACGGAAGTAAAATCCGCATTTATCAAGCTTTTCAATTGAGTAGTTGCTCTTTTGAAAGTTATCTTGATATATAAAGGATGTAATGGCCCGGATATATTATTATTACTTATACCGTCAGCGTTATCACCATTATCTGACGACTCTTTAAGATTGAAATTTATAAAGTACTTCACAGTTATTTTGCTCATTTGATTCTTGTCAATTCTCGGATATGATTTTTTCATATTGAACCTATTTGAAATTAGAAGACGGCAAATGTAATCAAATAGTTGCTTTAAAATACAAATAAAAACAACTTTATTGAAAATAAATTACTATGCATTGATAATGAGGCATATAAAATCAAAAATATTTTTGTATTGTGAAGGTTTTTTCAGCCGTTAAGGGAAAATATGGGCAGAAATGAGCAAGTTGAAACTGCAAAATTGACGAAAACCTGCATCCCATTTACCGAAGTGGTGCATTCTTTTTTACCGATTACAGAAGGGCAGGGTTGTACGCTTTTCGGAAAAGATAATTGAGATGTTACAGAACGATTAACGGGAGTACCGTCCGGCAATTTATTTATTTGAGGGCAAATACGTGGGGATAAATATTCGGAAGCGTCTTTGTCGCAAGTACTAAAAAAGCATATCTTTAGCAAAGATATTAAATGTGGTAAAACATCATTAATTGAGGCATTCTTACACTAGGCATTTATTGGAACCGGGCACGGGCTTGATTCACATACAGGAGTTTTGGGGACACAAGCGCAGCAAGACGACGGAGATATACACGCATGAAAGCAACAAATCGCTTAGAAGATAAAGATAAAGTCGCCGTTTGATGATTTTGAATTGGGATGAAAAGAATGAGGTCAAATTTACGGTTAGCGGCCAGCAGTGTACATGCATAAGTGTGCTTTGTTAGGCAAAACATAAGGATGAATATTAGTATCTGAAACTTTAACAACGACCGTTTAAATATTAGACAATACAAATAAATCAACCTCACATGAAAACTAAAAATGAAATAGCAGAAATAATACTTGACCAGTTCAGGAAAACAAATAGCAGAGCAGGGCACATTGTTATGCTCAGATTATTTTACCACAATATAATTCCAAAATTTAATCCCAAAGAGCGGGACTTGTTTGCCGCGGCCGCGGATGTTTTAATAGACGGTGGTTATATGACTTATGAAAAAGATGGACTTGAGTGTTTCCGCTTGACAGATAAAGGTTATGAAAGTATTTATGATGATGACTTTGAACTCACATCAACAGCAATAATAAAAAAGAAATCTATACCTAATATAGATTTCCCAGACGAAATTTATAAAGATGTTCTCACTACAATAAAGCAATACGGAAAGGATTTAGAACAAAAGCCGAAAGTATACCAAAGTCAGGATGAGGAAGGATTAAGAGACCACTTTCTTACAAACCTAACTGGACGATACGAACGAACTACTGCTACAGGAGAAACTTTTAATAGACAAGGTAAAACGGACATTATATTAAAAGACGATAAAGGGAATAACTTATTTATTGCTGAATGTAAATGGTGGAAGGGTGCAAAAGGTTTTCATGAAACGATCAATCAACTTTTCGACAATTACATATCATGGAGAGATACTAAAGTTGCTTTGATTTTTTTCGTTGATAATAAGGCGTTTTCAGATGTTATAGACCAAATAGAAACTGAAGGGAAAAAGCACGAATATTATGTGAACTTTATTAGTAAAAATAATGACTCAAACTTCAGTTTCATATTTCGGCAAAAAGACGATGAAAAAAACCAAGTAAAAGTTGAAATGATGTTTTTTCACTTTGTTTAGAATGAAGATTGAATTAATTGACAAAAAGAAAGGCCGCCGATAATCGCGGTTTTTTTCATTCGGCACGTGCTTCTTAGATCAGAAGGCCGTTGACAAAAACATTCCTTCTTCTAGATAAAGCAGGGTTGCCGCACGAAAATAAAGCTGCAGAACGTTACCATCCATTAAAAAAAATGAGAATTCAACTCAAAATAATAATAATTGGACTCCTGCTCAAAATCAGGTCATTTTAAAAGTAATTGGAAAACAAATAGAAAATGATGTTGATTACAACAATTATAAATTTAATATCTTCAATAGCAGTAATAGCAAGTTTATTTATTGCTTACAGAGCGTTAATAGAAGTAAGAAAACAGCGAGAGACAATCTACTTACCAAGTATTCTTATAAGTGGGTATGAAATAAGATATAAAGCTGAAAGGTTAGGTTCACTCATCGCAATAAATTATTGGCGTATTAGTTGGGACGAAAATCATAACATTCAAGATATTGGAAGAGAGATAGGCGGATCACTTGGAGAGAATTTTCACCTTGATTTTTATAATATAGGTTTAGGGAGTGCGAAAAAATTAACAATGACATTTGATATTAATGTTTCGAAAATTATTAAGGAGATATTACAAATTGCAGCTAGTAACAATAAGAGTGACATAATTAACTTTACACTTACGGATAATAATCTTGATTTTGAAACTAAAAACTTTCAATCTATTGCAGGTGGTTTTACAATCGCTGATTATATTTTAAAAAAGGAAATTAAATATTTACTCCCAGTTTCTGTAAGTAATAAATTAACAAAAGTTGAATTTCCGCATGTACTTACGGATTTAATAATGTTTTACAATTATGTTATTTTTGAATGTTATGAAACATGTGATGGATACTATTATAGAAATGGAGAAAGAATCACTGCACCTGTATTTCCAACATTTCAACTCTCCTTGAAATATCAAGACATAAACAACAAGGAACATAATAAAACATATTCTATAACTGTGAGTAATAATAAAGATGGATACACTCATGGATACTTAAAAATTGTTGAAATATAAATTTTAAATTATACTTAGATGAAGAAGTTAATTATTATTTTGATATTACTTTCGACAAATGTCATGGGTCAAGACTTTTCAACCAAGATTGACTCGATTCTAAACAAAACATTAATAATGGAATCCAGTGTATATAGACAAGAGATTCTTTCTTCAATTATTAATAGCAAACTTGACATTTTAGCTACAAAAAATGACAGTATCTCCAAATATATGAATTCAGAACATTATCAATATTCTATGCCCAAAATAAAATGTTGTTGTTGTAATAATGATAAAAAAGATTCGACACCTTGGAAAGATTATTTGCCATTAATAATTGCCATTTTGACTGCAATATTCGCATTATTTCAAATGAAAAGTAATCATGTGACTCAATCAAGAATTAAATGGATAGACGACTTAAGAAAAAACATATGCGAGTTTATAAGTATTATGAATAGTATAAACGTACAAATATCGAATATGGTAGATGAAATAAGCAAACTTGACAGAGATTCCGATGACTATGCTACTGATAGAGAAAAAATATTTGTAAATTATTATAAAGGCCTGGCTGAAGATCATAAAAATGCTGATTTCCTGATAAACCAAATTGACCTTTCATTAAATGATTCTGAAATGAAACATACACGTTTAGTAGAGCAATTAGGAACTTTTGCCGAAAAATCAAAAGAATCCCATCAAAAGAAAGAATTAGAAAAGCTTGATTTGCTTAAAGCAGATTGTATCAAACTGTCAAAAGAAGTTCTCAAAGACGAGTGGGAGAAAGCTAAACGGACTAAAATTGGTTACAAATGTTATAGATTTAGAAAAAAATAACCTGCCTATAATGGGCTTTATTGCATGCGGCCAGTGCTTCGTAGGCAGGAAAGCAGCGGACAGAAACATTCCTTCTTTTAGACAAGGCAGTGAGGTCGCCCGAAAATAAAGCCCCGATCGTTAGTGACAAGGCTATCAAGACAAACACTTGCATAATAATTTGGATGAGAAAATACTAAATATTGAAGACTGATAATTACACATTTGAAATAGGCGAGTTTTCATGCTCCACAGACAGTTTTATGGTTACAGAAAGTGCAGTGCTCCGAATGAACATTTATGCTGAAAAGCCCGCCCATCGCAAACATACTGATATGTGCAATATTAAAGCAGAACTTAACATGAGAAAATCATTATTTATTATCTTGACAATTTTGGCTACAAATCTATTTGCCCAAACGTCTTCTGACAAATCAATTTCCTATTTTGAGAATTGTATAGTAAATAAGATTAATCCTATTGGTGCTGACAATTTTAAATTTGAAACGGATTCTCGACTTATTGTTTGGAGTGATCCATTAACTAAATCATATAAATATTCAAATGAAGAATTTGACAAATTAGGTTATGAATTCGTAAAGAAGACTGACGGGGACAAGAACCAATATTCAAAAATCTATAGAAATTGTAAGAAAGGAATAGTCGTTGAGGTTACAACATGGCTAAATAATAAATTCTCTATTTCCTTTCAATGGTTTCCTTCAAACTTAAGGACACAGATTGCTTATATGACAGACTGTGATTTTAATATTCAAGAATATATGGCCAGCCATAATTCGTGTACTTATTCAAGCAATTCGTGGATAGATATTGTCGGCGTTGGTAATGGTGATTGGGAAAAGGCTTCCGATAAACCAATAAATCAATATTGTGAAATTTCAGTTTCAGATCCCAAGGACTCAACACTAATTGTAAATATTGGTGGGACTAAGACTGCATATAAGATGATGGCGTATAATGAATATGTCGTTAGTGGCACGATGGCAAATCTTTATAAGACCTATTATCTAAAATTGAATAACGAAAGCTATACACTTGATGTTCATTATGACAAAGAGTATCATGAATTTCGATTATGGTTTTATAAAAATGTAAATGGTAAAGATGTGGACTTATGGCTTATAAATGAGGCTAAGTGTCCAATGTGTACGTTTAAGAAAGAATAAAATAAAGACAATAAATACAATGTTTAAGTACAAAGCCAAATTTGAAATGAACTTTACTTAAGAATTGATTAGCCCAGCGTTCGT
Proteins encoded:
- a CDS encoding VapE domain-containing protein, with protein sequence MRDNRQNILDNTNNGLAIFEYYIPQLKESGTAKNFKALFRDDGHSADANVFVPPKSSTWCYHDFVTGENLNPFDFVMKLRDCDFKEAIAIISKDMLMDIPVTSQKKVINTSAIENFNLVHGNDYSYWLDYATESAIMEVMSKFKVQALDSFTFTKGNKQFRIAAKASDPLFGFQISDTCCKIYRPMPTGKQVKHLWLGKKPESYHDLYGMDLLPENTEFILIVEGLKDAIVANAHGIVAVGADNAATRLQAEDVELLQKKCQHLIVCYDIDLPGKTGAMKTASEHGLHNLILPETLISEGGKDLSDFFKLGHAVDEVFQLVQATIRAGIVKKIDQPQTEERRLSKFEKVEQLISETYDLRYNEVSSEIEFKLHNSDVTEHTPLNEDNVYRFLQHNNIEFSMSKLSSLLRSDYVSRFNPFKYYFEHLPEWLPKSDPDYIQTLCGYIPVQDSVRFEVQFRKTLVRTIACALTDTTINKQALILVHEEQNSGKTTFIRWLCPNFLSKYIAENISTDKDSLIALSDNLMINMDELATLSRAEINSLKSMFSKETIKVRRPYDKTASSAPRRASFFGSTNKAEFLTDETGSVRWLCFDLTGRINWDYKKDINIDDVWRQAYTLYKTGFKYELTADEIESNEKANQQYQVTTTEIELIQKHYTPGTKELHDAFYQATDFLTNLVEKYPAARLNTSSIGKALKLLGFERVCKRSDKYPVKGYFMQFAETSVQNGDYTTTPF